A single region of the Paraburkholderia sp. SOS3 genome encodes:
- a CDS encoding cupin: MLDKTDDSTLTLNDAVSNAITADAQYFEYTSSANPIGAKLISRVPYRTFHASLHDSGPTRTVPLDLSAELGCPGPATGPGLAAHFVRIVAGERVAFAPNATSLLFYAIDGSGIASQGNTRFAFAKGDFFTMPGSAQVQIEAESTTRLYYVNDAPLLTYLGASASSARFTPTLYPAARAEEELRKVSNAPGASQRNRVSILLGNARFPQTRTVTHSLWAMFGVIAPDTMQKPHRHQSIALDFISDCKPGCYTLVGTELDERGEIVNPERVDWEPGMAFVTPPGYWHAHFNESGANGYVIPIQDAGLQTYLRSLDIRFAH, translated from the coding sequence ATGCTGGACAAGACCGACGATTCGACACTGACATTGAACGACGCAGTCAGCAACGCGATCACCGCAGACGCGCAGTATTTCGAGTACACGTCTTCGGCCAACCCGATCGGGGCGAAGCTGATTTCGCGCGTGCCGTATCGAACGTTTCATGCATCGCTGCATGACAGCGGACCGACGCGCACCGTGCCGCTCGATCTTTCCGCGGAACTCGGTTGCCCGGGCCCCGCGACCGGACCAGGGCTGGCCGCGCATTTCGTGCGCATCGTCGCAGGTGAGCGAGTCGCGTTCGCACCCAACGCGACCTCGCTGCTGTTCTATGCGATCGACGGTTCGGGCATCGCATCGCAAGGCAACACGCGCTTCGCGTTTGCGAAAGGCGATTTCTTCACGATGCCGGGCAGCGCGCAGGTGCAGATCGAGGCGGAATCGACCACGCGTCTTTATTACGTGAACGACGCGCCTTTGCTCACCTATCTCGGTGCGAGTGCAAGCAGCGCGCGCTTCACGCCGACGTTGTACCCAGCAGCGCGCGCCGAAGAAGAGCTGCGCAAAGTGTCCAACGCGCCGGGCGCGAGCCAACGCAATCGCGTAAGCATTCTGCTCGGCAATGCACGCTTTCCGCAAACACGTACGGTCACGCATTCCCTGTGGGCGATGTTCGGCGTCATCGCGCCGGATACGATGCAAAAGCCGCATCGGCACCAATCGATTGCGCTCGACTTCATCTCCGATTGCAAACCGGGCTGCTACACGCTTGTCGGCACCGAACTCGACGAACGCGGCGAGATCGTGAACCCGGAGCGCGTCGATTGGGAACCCGGCATGGCGTTCGTCACGCCGCCCGGATACTGGCATGCGCACTTCAACGAATCGGGTGCAAACGGCTATGTGATTCCGATCCAGGATGCCGGCCTGCAGACGTATTTGCGTTCGCTCGACATCCGGTTTGCTCATTGA